In Bufo gargarizans isolate SCDJY-AF-19 unplaced genomic scaffold, ASM1485885v1 original_scaffold_1714_pilon, whole genome shotgun sequence, a single genomic region encodes these proteins:
- the LOC122923543 gene encoding death-associated protein kinase 2-like isoform X1, which translates to MAVFKQQKVEDLYIVADELGSGQFAIVKRCREKKTGVDYAAKFIKKRQSRASRRGVTREEIEREVNILRDVQHPNIVTLQDVYENKTDVVLILELVSGGELFDFLAQKESLSEEEATRFIKQILEGVNYLHTLKIAHFDLKPENIMLLDKAIAVPHIKLIDFGLAHKIEDGVEFKNIFGTPEFVAPEIVNYEPLGLAVDMWSIGVITYILLSGASPFLGENKQETLSNITAVNYEFDEEFFSHTSDLAKDFIRKLLVKDTRKRLTIQQAISHPWITTLQSKEENKIHDTKRTAMRKLKAKRLREYTMKSHSSMPPNNTYVNFERFAQVVEDLTGAEKELSSLATNSDSLQEDIEALISIYNEKEAWYKEENENVRHSLSQLRYECRKVESMKKNLNHDIHFVESSVESVAGRYRDLESRYESLSIELTEDLKRIQDLVDEFPEGNACYGCGNFGTVFNRDISESFMNLLNGSCSEDLLERLNLRNTDFRLQ; encoded by the exons tggACAGTTTGCCATTGTAAAAAGATGCAGAGAGAAGAAGACTGGGGTCGATTACGCTGCCAAGTTTATCAAGAAGAGACAAAGTCGTGCCAGTCGTAGAGGAGTGACGCGGGAGGAGATAGAACGTGAGGTGAACATCCTGCGGGATGTCCAGCATCCTAACATCGTCACTCTGCAGGATGTGTATGAGAACAAGACTGATGTGGTCCTCATCCTAGAGCT TGTTTCTGGAGGAGAACTCTTTGATTTCCTGGCTCAGAAAGAGTCTTTGAGTGAAGAAGAGGCTACAAGGTTCATCAAACAGATACTAGAAGGCGTGAACTATCTGCACACTCTCAAAATTGCACATTTTGACTTAAAG CCAGAAAACATTATGCTGTTGGATAAAGCAATTGCTGTGCCCCATATAAAGCTCATTGACTTTGGCCTAGCACATAAAATTGAAGATGGGGTagaatttaagaatatttttggcACACCAGAATTTGTCG CTCCTGAAATAGTGAATTATGAACCACTAGGACTGGCTGTAGATATGTG GAGCATTGGTGTGATCACATACATATT GTTAAGTGGAGCATCCCCATTCTTGGGGGAGAACAAACAGGAGACCCTGTCCAACATTACAGCAGTTAACTATGAGTTTGATGAGGAATTCTTCAGCCATACGAGTGATTTGGCCAAAGACTTTATCAGGAAGCTGCTTGTGAAGGACACAAG GAAGCGCCTTACTATCCAGCAAGCTATTTCACATCCGTGGATAACA ACACTTCAGTCCAAAGAGGAGAACAAAATTCATGATACCAAGAGGACTGCCATGCGGAAACTGAAGGCTAAGAGATTAAGGGAATATACAATGAAGTCTCATTCCAGCATGCCACCCAACAACACATATGTTAATTTTGAGCGCTTTGCTCAAGTAGTGGAAGACCTGACTGGTGCAGAAAAAGAACTCAGCTCGTTGGCGACAAACTCTGATTCCCTCCAGGAGGATATAGAAGCTCTGATATCTATCTACAATGAAAAGGAGGCTTGGTATAAAGAAGAGAATGAGAATGTGAGACACAGTCTTTCTCAGCTCCGATATGAGTGTCGTAAAGTGGAGTCCATGAAGAAGAACCTTAATCATGACATTCACTTTGTAGAATCCAGTGTTGAAAGTGTTGCTGGAAGGTACAGGGATCTAGAGTCGCGATATGAATCTCTGAGCATAGAACTTACAGAGGACCTTAAAAGGATTCAAGACTTAGTGGATGAATTCCCAGAAGGAAATGCTTGTTATGGATGTGGTAACTTTGGTACTGTATTCAACAGAGATATAAGTGAGTCATTCATGAATCTTCTCAATGGATCATGCAGCGAAGATCTTTTAGAACGCCTAAACCTCAGAAACACAGACTTTAGGTTGCAATAG